Proteins co-encoded in one Candida albicans SC5314 chromosome 3, complete sequence genomic window:
- a CDS encoding uncharacterized protein (Ortholog(s) have role in endonucleolytic cleavage in ITS1 to separate SSU-rRNA from 5.8S rRNA and LSU-rRNA from tricistronic rRNA transcript (SSU-rRNA, 5.8S rRNA, LSU-rRNA)), protein MARKKSAAKKAREAAAAAAATATTTNSTENAKDIKFEKPSLQKLPQNKKTLSSSKESDLDSDESLSSSSSSSEEEDEYGDLITEDVETGINQVLQTIKTDPSKLLDPNVKFFEDPESIEYNETTKKHKPLYITDYNRMQLLEKAKGEKHHEDEEGENGSVPFDDQKTIDGQKSFVTVQKEEKDQLLAEIKKAFDEDVEDDSDSDSDSDEKEQAENNDDDDFFRKKEGKRSKNEEDKEEIAVGGSGSNLPDPNQDQQGFLNAFLDSKAWIPKKGDKIINLDKIDQTDEEEFDDAVEKFENAYNFRYEDPNGGAEIISYARNQATLRRSKTNSRKRQREKRQELKRQEDEIVQDLLKKKKTATVNKVMDRLSKIKQAIGGDNINVDDKTIERVFGDSLLNDDFDDADWDNKMAEIFNEQYYEAELEKPTWDDDDDEIMGGDINSDEEDEEEQEEEEEEKEEDNASEEPPHKKSRKDLLKAKKSAKKEKQSLKEKAQAIVEANTLKLMDEIEEERGRQRENEHGKEIKFKYREVSPETFGLTTRDIILADDKQLNNFISIKKFAPYRPKELRLKDKRKYTKKKHLQEWKKETFKNLKLPKEIEQNGNDDNSNEIWIPNEDGFDTNYSNKGKNDKKKHNKSKSKSKTKSKTKTKKHDDKSENKNDLKISSK, encoded by the coding sequence aTGGCTAGAAAGAAGTCTGCTGCCAAAAAGGCAAGAGaagctgctgctgctgctgctgctactGCTACTACCACCAACTCAACTGAGAATGCCAAAGAtataaaatttgaaaaaccaTCATTACAAAAATTACCCCAAAATAAGAAAACTTTATCATCTTCCAAAGAGTCTGATCTTGATTCCGATGAATCcttatcatcatcatcatcatcatcagaggaagaagatgaatatGGAGATTTAATTACTGAAGATGTTGAAACGGGGATTAATCAAGTTTTACAAACCATTAAAACTGATccatcaaaattattagatccaaatgtcaaattttttgaagatCCCGAACTGATTGAATataatgaaacaacaaagaaacatAAACCATTATATATAACTGATTATAATCGTATGcaattattagaaaaagCAAAAGGGGAAAAACACCATGAAGATGAGGAAGGAGAAAATGGGTCTGTTCCATTTGATGATCAAAAAACTATTGATGGACAAAAATCATTTGTTACGgttcaaaaagaagaaaaagatcaaCTTTTAGCAGAAATTAAAAAGgcatttgatgaagatgtCGAGGATGATAGTGATAGTGATAGTGATAGTGATGAGAAAGAGCAAGCAGAGAACAATGATGACGACGACTTTTTCCGTAAGAAGGAAGGGAAACGATCcaaaaatgaagaagataaagaagaaattgctgTTGGTGGTAGTGGATCAAATTTACCTGATCCAAATCAAGATCAACAAGGATTTTTAAATGCTTTTCTTGATCTGAAAGCATGGATACCTAAAAAGGGAGataaaataatcaatttagataaaattgatcaaactgatgaagaagaatttgatgatgccgttgaaaaatttgaaaatgctTATAATTTCCGTTATGAAGATCCTAATGGAGGAGCAGAAATTATTAGTTATGCACGTAATCAAGCAACATTAAGACGACTGAAAACTAATCTGCGTAAAAGACAACGTGAAAAACGACAAGAATTAAAACGTcaagaagatgaaattgttcaagatttattgaagaaaaagaaaactgCTACTGTTAATAAAGTTATGGATCGATTAAGTAAAATTAAACAAGCCATTGGCGGTGACAACAtaaatgttgatgataaaaCTATTGAAAGAGTATTTGGAGAttctttattaaatgatgattttgatgatgcTGATTGGGATAATAAAATGGcagaaatttttaatgaaCAATATTATGAAgctgaattggaaaaacCAACTTgggatgatgatgatgatgaaattatgGGTGGTGATATAAAcagtgatgaagaagacgaagaagaacaagaagaggaagaggaagaaaaagaagaggaTAATGCATCTGAGGAACCACCACATAAAAAATCCAGGAAAGATTTACTTAAAGCTAAAAAATCTgccaaaaaagaaaaacaatctcttaaagaaaaagctCAAGCAATAGTAGAAGCTAATacattaaaattaatggatgaaattgaagaagaaagaggTCGTCAACGAGAAAATGAACATGgtaaagaaatcaaatttaaatatcGTGAAGTATCACCAGAAACTTTTGGTTTAACTACTAGAGATATTATATTAGCTGAtgataaacaattgaataatttcattagtattaaaaaatttgctCCTTATCGTCCTAAAGAATTAAGATTAAAAGATAAACGGAAATATACCAAGAAGAAACATTTACAAGAAtggaaaaaagaaacatttaaaaatttgaaattacctaaagaaattgaacaaaatggaaatgatgataatagtAATGAAATTTGGATTCCTAATGAAGATGGATTTGAtacaaattattcaaacaaGGGTAAAAATGATAAGAAAAAGCACAACAAGTCAAAGTCAAAGTCAAAGACAAAGTCAAAgacaaagacaaagaagCATGATGATAAACTGGAAAATAAGAATGATTTGAAGATatcatcaaaataa
- a CDS encoding uncharacterized protein (Ortholog(s) have cytosol, nucleus localization) has protein sequence MTVTSSSSKQPNFLIIVADDLGFTDLSPFGGEINTPNLNKLATGANGVRLTDFHTASACSPTRSMLLSGTDNHIAGLGQMAEFAQRHPEKFNNQPGYEGYLNDKVVALPEILQDNGYHTFISGKWHLGLKKPYWPNKRGFNKSFTLLPGAGNHYKYITRDSQGNQIPFLPAIYVEDDKELLQPEIELPDDFYSTNYFTDKAIEFIKETPEGKPFFGMITYTAPHWPYQAPQDKIAKYNGVYDNGPEELRQKRLQSAKNLGLIDTNIIPHPIKTIRKSWDELTSLEKLKEIKIMQTYAAMVEILDENIGRLIDHLNSIDELNNTFILFMSDNGAEGMLMEALPLTNQRINKFIDEYYDNSLSNIGNKNSFTYYGDQWAQAATAPHAMYKMWSTEGAIVCPLIIHYPNLFSSSAVSGGGSGDGDGDGDGGKILKEFTTVMDILPTILELANVSHPGETYKGRQVVKPRGKSWVNYLINKTDQVHDENTVTGWELFGQQAIRKGSFKAIYIPKPFGPEKWQLFNIIEDPGEINDLSESSSEYQTILNELLDHWAVYAAETGLIELGSDLFEKEKIEGESNEVVYRTILDNN, from the coding sequence ATGACAGTAACCTCTTCCTCATCTAAACAacccaattttttaatcaTTGTTGCTGATGATTTAGGTTTCACCGATTTATCACCATTTGGAGGTGAAATCAATACtccaaatttaaataaactAGCTACTGGTGCCAATGGAGTTCGATTAACTGATTTTCATACTGCTTCAGCTTGTTCTCCAACAAGATCAATGTTATTAAGTGGTACTGATAATCATATTGCTGGATTAGGACAAATGGCTGAATTTGCTCAACGTCATcctgaaaaattcaataatcaaCCCGGTTATGAAGGttatttaaatgataaagTGGTTGCTTTACCAGAAATTTTACAAGATAATGGATATCATACATTTATTTCTGGGAAATGGCATTTAGGTTTGAAAAAACCTTATTGGCCCAATAAAAGAGGATTCAATAAAAGTTTTACATTATTACCTGGTGCTGGTAatcattataaatatattacCAGAGATTCACAAGGTAATCAAATCCCCTTTTTACCAGCAATTTACgttgaagatgataaagaattattacaaccggaaattgaattacccgatgatttttattcaacaaattatttCACTGATAAAGccattgaatttattaaagaaACCCCTGAAGGTAAACCATTTTTCGGAATGATTACTTATACAGCTCCTCATTGGCCTTATCAAGCACCACAAGATAAAATTGCCAAATATAATGGAGTTTATGATAATGGACCAGAAGAATTACGTCAAAAAAGATTACAATCTGCCAAAAATTTAGGATTAATTGATACAAATATAATTCCTCATCCAATTAAAACTATTCGTAAATCATGGGATGAATTAACTCTgttggaaaaattgaaagaaattaaaatcatGCAAACTTATGCTGCTATGGTGGAAATTTTAGATGAAAATATTGGTCgattaattgatcatttaaattcaattgatgaattaaataatacatttattttatttatgtCAGATAATGGAGCTGAAGGTATGTTAATGGAAGCATTACCTTTAACTAATCAaagaattaataaatttatcgATGAATATTATGATAATAGTTTATCTAATATTGGtaataaaaattcattCACTTATTATGGTGATCAATGGGCTCAAGCAGCAACTGCTCCTCATGCAATGTATAAAATGTGGTCTACTGAAGGAGCAATTGTATGTCCATTAATCATTCATTAtccaaatttattttcttcttctgccgtttctggtggtggtagcggtgatggtgatggtgaCGGTGACGGTGGCAAGATTCTTAAAGAATTCACAACGGTGATGGATATTTTACCTACAATATTAGAATTAGCTAATGTATCACATCCAGGAGAAACTTATAAAGGTCGTCAAGTTGTTAAACCAAGAGGTAAATCATGGGttaattatttgattaataaaacTGATCAAGTTCATGATGAAAATACCGTTACTGGTTGGGAATTATTTGGTCAACAAGCAATTAGAAAAGGTTCATTTAAAGCCATTTACATTCCAAAACCATTTGGACCGGAAAAATGGcaattatttaatataattgaaGATCCGGgtgaaattaatgatttaagtgaatcatcatcagaGTATCAAACcattttaaatgaattattagatcATTGGGCGGTTTATGCTGCTGAAACGggattaattgaattaggtagtgatttatttgaaaaagaaaaaattgaaggtGAATCAAATGAAGTTGTTTATAGAACCATCcttgataataattga